Proteins encoded within one genomic window of Spirochaeta cellobiosiphila DSM 17781:
- a CDS encoding caspase family protein, with the protein MCRKIFTGILLLTLAFFADAQNSEISRFALYIGSNQGGPGRSTLRYAGDDAKGVADVMEEIGGIVSNQRIILLDPDIKEIDNSISLIKTRVDKAKSKGHHTELFLYYSGHSDEQGLLLGDETYQYSHLRSAIKNIDSDVQVAILDSCASGAFTRTKGGRKSSPFIVDEATRTEGHAFLTSSSENESAQESDSIGGSFFTYYLITGLRGAADYSGDNKVTLNEAYRYAFDETLARTINTQAGPQHPNYEIQLNGSGDLILTNIKQDGSQLILTEDVMGRVFVQEETGRVLAELRKDQGTTVNLALPSQIYLISLDLGNTLLSSRVNLKKGRIENLSLADFKKETREATVVRGTGAPSGTSNEDEDFEQKIVKTTEELLNQIYTFQSTVDINKDEDIDKEVYQGIKLGLYAKNYRVEGASIGFISHVEENLRGSQLSVFGSYVGKDVQGGQLSGLININGGQLAVIQASGLFNIAGNLKGIQLGGLFNHSLGSVHGIQAGGLYNISSDDSSMVQLSGLFGYHNGSNRGIQLSGIFSVVRDESVGMQLSGLLNVAGDSFNGLQGSGLFNFSRNDSQIAQFGGLSNYHMGSFKGAQFAGLFNFASKDASGAQVAAIMNYSGDDMSGIQISSILNIAGTLKGTQISIINTAGRMEGRQFGLINIAKNLEGPAFGLVSIGGNTKYHAITWIDDHQNTYVGLKTQNKKVYNIYYGGLYNDELVNNQLNHAILGIGLGYTWEIGLFDLSSDVSAKIHLGDYSSSFWKTAPYWRTKLSLDVLDKLSAFGGIGFDINQNNRRVINDENQSNYAVVEAIDIGIKLYPSFFLGLSY; encoded by the coding sequence GCAGGTGATGATGCCAAAGGCGTTGCAGATGTTATGGAAGAGATTGGCGGGATTGTATCCAACCAGCGTATCATCTTATTGGATCCTGACATCAAGGAGATCGATAACTCAATATCCTTAATAAAAACGCGTGTTGATAAGGCTAAGTCTAAAGGTCATCATACGGAACTTTTTCTCTATTATTCCGGTCATTCTGATGAACAAGGCCTTTTATTAGGGGATGAGACCTATCAATATTCTCATTTAAGATCTGCTATCAAGAATATCGATTCTGATGTTCAAGTAGCCATTTTGGATAGTTGTGCCTCTGGTGCTTTTACCAGAACAAAGGGGGGACGCAAAAGTTCACCTTTTATAGTTGATGAAGCAACAAGGACGGAAGGACATGCCTTTCTTACCTCCAGTTCTGAAAACGAGTCTGCACAGGAGTCTGATAGTATTGGTGGAAGTTTTTTTACGTATTATCTGATTACCGGACTACGAGGTGCTGCAGATTATTCCGGAGATAATAAAGTAACTCTCAATGAAGCTTACCGTTATGCCTTTGATGAAACTTTAGCTAGAACTATTAATACTCAGGCAGGACCACAACACCCTAACTATGAAATTCAACTTAATGGTTCTGGGGACCTTATTCTTACCAATATTAAGCAAGATGGAAGCCAGCTCATATTAACAGAAGATGTCATGGGCAGAGTTTTTGTTCAGGAAGAGACAGGACGGGTTTTAGCTGAACTTAGAAAAGATCAGGGAACTACCGTTAATTTAGCACTTCCCTCTCAAATCTACCTTATTAGTCTTGATTTAGGAAATACTTTGCTCAGCAGCAGGGTTAACCTGAAAAAAGGACGAATTGAGAATTTGTCGTTAGCTGACTTTAAGAAAGAAACAAGAGAAGCTACCGTCGTGAGAGGAACTGGTGCTCCATCAGGGACTTCTAATGAGGATGAAGACTTCGAACAAAAGATTGTTAAAACAACAGAAGAACTTCTTAACCAAATATATACTTTTCAAAGTACTGTGGATATCAATAAGGATGAAGACATTGATAAGGAAGTGTATCAAGGCATTAAATTAGGTCTTTATGCTAAGAATTATCGTGTTGAAGGTGCCAGTATCGGTTTTATCTCCCATGTGGAGGAAAATCTTAGAGGTAGCCAGCTGAGTGTTTTCGGCTCCTATGTAGGAAAGGATGTTCAGGGAGGACAATTATCCGGTCTGATTAATATCAATGGTGGTCAATTAGCAGTTATACAGGCCTCTGGGTTATTCAATATCGCCGGGAATCTGAAAGGTATTCAATTAGGTGGGCTATTTAATCACTCTTTGGGTTCTGTTCATGGCATTCAGGCGGGAGGTTTGTACAACATCTCCAGTGATGATAGTTCAATGGTTCAATTATCAGGATTATTTGGTTATCATAATGGTTCCAATAGGGGGATTCAGCTATCAGGGATCTTCTCTGTCGTAAGGGATGAAAGCGTTGGTATGCAGCTATCAGGCTTGCTCAATGTGGCAGGAGATAGTTTTAATGGGCTTCAGGGGAGCGGCTTGTTTAACTTTTCCAGGAATGACAGTCAGATAGCCCAATTTGGAGGACTTTCAAATTACCATATGGGTTCTTTTAAAGGTGCACAATTTGCCGGGTTGTTTAACTTTGCTTCCAAAGATGCTTCTGGCGCTCAGGTTGCCGCTATTATGAATTATTCTGGTGATGATATGTCTGGTATTCAAATATCTTCGATTTTGAATATTGCGGGTACACTTAAGGGAACACAAATCAGTATCATTAATACTGCTGGTCGCATGGAAGGACGTCAATTCGGGCTTATCAATATTGCAAAGAACTTAGAAGGTCCTGCTTTTGGTTTAGTAAGTATTGGGGGTAATACCAAGTATCACGCCATTACCTGGATAGATGATCATCAAAATACCTATGTAGGACTGAAAACGCAGAATAAGAAGGTCTACAATATCTACTATGGTGGTTTATACAACGATGAATTAGTTAATAACCAATTGAACCATGCTATTCTTGGAATAGGGCTTGGTTATACTTGGGAAATCGGACTCTTTGATCTATCAAGTGATGTATCGGCTAAGATTCATCTTGGGGATTATAGTTCTTCCTTTTGGAAAACAGCACCCTATTGGAGAACGAAGCTATCCCTTGATGTTCTGGATAAGCTGTCCGCCTTTGGTGGTATCGGTTTTGATATTAATCAAAACAATAGAAGGGTTATTAATGATGAAAACCAAAGTAATTATGCTGTAGTAGAAGCGATTGACATCGGTATTAAGCTTTATCCTAGTTTCTTTTTGGGGTTATCCTACTAA
- the namA gene encoding NADPH dehydrogenase NamA — MAKLFSEFNIKNMNLKNRIMMAPMCMFSAGPDGKVTDWHYVHYSTRAAGGTGLIILEATGVEPRGRITVNDLGIWSDDHIEGLKKIVDSCHSLGAKVGIQLAHAGRKSATTEEAIIAPSAIPFSDDYKTPVAMEEKDIEAVIKAFAEGARRAHEAGFDVIELHGAHGYLLNEFLSPLTNKRADQYGGTLENRARFLKDVLGAVRREWPLEKPIILRVSAEDYVEEGNHPEDLAQIINMVKDLGIEAINVSSGAVVDAVPTVYPGYQLAMATHIKEQTQLPVIGGGLITTPELGEEAIRNGKLDMIFLGRELLRNPYWPMEAAHKLKEEHQWPVQYERGKWRS; from the coding sequence TTGGCGAAGCTTTTTTCTGAATTTAACATTAAAAATATGAATCTCAAGAATAGAATCATGATGGCCCCTATGTGTATGTTTAGTGCTGGTCCTGATGGTAAAGTTACTGATTGGCATTATGTCCATTATTCAACCAGAGCAGCAGGTGGTACAGGATTAATTATTCTTGAAGCTACAGGAGTTGAACCAAGAGGAAGAATTACTGTGAATGACCTTGGTATATGGTCGGATGACCATATAGAAGGTCTTAAAAAGATTGTAGATTCCTGTCATAGCTTGGGTGCCAAAGTAGGAATCCAATTAGCCCATGCAGGTCGTAAATCGGCAACTACTGAGGAAGCCATAATTGCTCCCAGTGCGATTCCCTTCAGTGATGACTACAAAACTCCAGTAGCTATGGAGGAAAAAGATATTGAAGCCGTTATAAAGGCTTTTGCAGAGGGGGCTCGAAGAGCACATGAGGCAGGTTTTGATGTTATCGAATTACATGGGGCTCATGGCTATTTGCTCAATGAGTTCTTGTCTCCTTTAACGAATAAAAGAGCTGATCAGTATGGGGGAACCCTTGAGAACAGAGCCCGGTTCCTAAAAGATGTCCTGGGAGCTGTTCGTAGAGAATGGCCTCTGGAAAAACCTATTATCCTAAGAGTATCAGCAGAGGATTACGTCGAAGAAGGAAACCACCCAGAAGACTTAGCCCAAATCATCAATATGGTTAAAGATTTAGGTATTGAGGCTATTAATGTAAGTTCCGGTGCTGTTGTTGATGCTGTTCCCACAGTCTATCCAGGTTATCAGCTCGCCATGGCAACACATATAAAAGAACAGACTCAGCTTCCTGTCATAGGGGGAGGATTAATAACGACCCCAGAATTAGGGGAAGAAGCTATCAGAAATGGAAAGCTTGATATGATCTTTCTTGGTAGAGAGCTATTACGTAATCCCTATTGGCCGATGGAAGCGGCCCATAAATTAAAAGAAGAACACCAATGGCCAGTACAGTACGAAAGAGGTAAGTGGCGAAGTTAA
- a CDS encoding PLP-dependent aminotransferase family protein yields MKKYEQLYHNVKNQITGDYFDQGERLLSLREQASQSGYSLNTVIKAYDLLVDEGFIKTTERGGYYINQKALPMTQQGIGTPHPLPDRYVTEARKSGQRLDQLYAQLITIDPTFACAAPEDDILPGELLKKLMLKLDHSWLNYGDLEGDTRMKQRISLQYRNVSPGINPDDILITNGATEGLALVLQQLLEDGDTLVVESPTYHNYFHQLSRRHVKIIEVPVGEKGLDLDILQEELIHNKVKMVIAQPNVHNPTGITMAEDEKKRLVNLAIEYQFYLLQDDVYGDLSFNKVRPTNLCYYSDSPLIITLSSFSKSIAPGIRLGWIHAKGRIKELAEAKLALSMESNHLSQELMKQFVATKAHRQHLLGLRSALEKRIDDHIQYLSEVLPPGSYIRKPSGACLLWVALPEDIDGTKVFEKAAGKGIIAAPGALFSTSHHFDHYIRLNVGHKLTESRKRALTVLGQTAQELRTGEYHKDCH; encoded by the coding sequence ATGAAGAAGTATGAGCAGCTTTACCACAATGTAAAGAATCAGATAACAGGAGACTATTTTGATCAGGGAGAGCGCTTATTATCCCTTAGGGAACAAGCCTCCCAATCGGGATATTCACTGAATACTGTTATCAAAGCCTATGATCTGCTTGTAGATGAAGGTTTTATTAAAACCACAGAGAGAGGTGGGTATTATATTAATCAGAAAGCTCTCCCTATGACACAGCAGGGTATAGGAACGCCCCATCCCCTCCCCGACAGATATGTAACAGAAGCTAGAAAAAGTGGTCAACGTTTAGACCAGTTATATGCTCAGCTGATAACCATTGATCCTACCTTCGCCTGTGCCGCTCCCGAGGATGATATTCTCCCTGGTGAACTTCTTAAAAAGCTGATGTTAAAACTGGATCATTCCTGGCTCAATTATGGAGACCTGGAAGGGGATACACGTATGAAACAGCGTATAAGCTTACAATATAGAAACGTTAGTCCCGGTATAAATCCTGATGACATTCTTATAACAAATGGAGCCACAGAAGGCTTAGCTTTAGTCCTTCAGCAACTATTGGAGGACGGAGATACTTTGGTGGTGGAATCCCCCACTTACCATAATTATTTCCATCAATTATCCAGACGTCATGTCAAAATCATTGAAGTTCCCGTTGGAGAAAAGGGACTGGATCTGGATATACTTCAAGAGGAACTTATACACAATAAAGTAAAAATGGTCATAGCACAGCCGAATGTTCATAATCCTACTGGTATTACAATGGCGGAAGATGAGAAGAAACGTTTAGTAAATCTGGCTATAGAATATCAATTTTATCTCCTTCAGGATGATGTCTATGGAGATCTTTCCTTTAACAAAGTACGACCAACAAATCTATGTTATTACTCTGATTCTCCCCTTATCATTACCCTATCTTCCTTTTCCAAATCCATTGCCCCCGGTATCAGATTGGGATGGATACATGCTAAAGGTCGGATAAAAGAATTGGCTGAAGCAAAATTAGCCCTATCTATGGAATCGAATCACCTATCTCAGGAACTGATGAAACAATTTGTGGCGACAAAGGCTCACCGCCAGCATTTGCTGGGCCTAAGATCGGCCCTGGAAAAGAGAATTGATGATCATATCCAATACTTATCTGAGGTTCTGCCCCCAGGCAGTTACATAAGAAAACCTTCGGGAGCCTGTCTATTATGGGTAGCCTTACCTGAGGATATCGATGGAACCAAGGTCTTCGAGAAAGCAGCTGGTAAAGGGATTATTGCAGCACCAGGAGCACTGTTTTCAACAAGTCATCATTTTGATCATTATATCCGACTTAATGTAGGACACAAATTAACAGAGTCACGCAAAAGAGCATTAACCGTTCTGGGTCAGACAGCACAAGAGCTCAGGACTGGCGAATATCATAAGGATTGTCACTGA
- a CDS encoding DMT family transporter, whose product MNNVKKYSLFILVCAIFGNTFLAISLGLKAGASPLLYGGIRFTAAGFIMIMVMLLTGKVSIQQLKSLCLRSAFLSLFLVVGTFGLMFIAQTKVDSGFMARLDATGPIFTALFASLFLHKRLNPYHYIALLLGTMGSFLIAAPSSATHPIMYLIAAWGCVILYAVGNVLYPLLFKKEESAVTINALQSLIGGLLLLGLSYIAGQTAFPAKAILPLLYLIIAGSIIAHTAVMVLVKEAGPLFASGWLYVAPIIATLSGYIILKESISFLEMGGTILALIGTFLLGVGENKSAQKQKTGTKK is encoded by the coding sequence ATGAATAATGTAAAGAAATACTCTTTATTTATCCTTGTCTGTGCCATTTTTGGTAATACTTTTCTCGCCATCAGTCTGGGATTGAAAGCAGGGGCCTCTCCTCTGTTATATGGAGGAATACGGTTCACAGCCGCTGGTTTTATCATGATTATGGTGATGTTACTCACAGGAAAAGTATCTATTCAACAATTAAAATCCTTATGTCTGAGATCAGCCTTTCTATCCCTTTTTCTCGTGGTAGGAACTTTTGGTTTAATGTTTATAGCTCAGACAAAAGTTGATTCCGGCTTTATGGCTCGACTGGATGCTACAGGACCTATATTCACAGCTCTGTTTGCTTCACTATTCTTGCATAAAAGACTGAATCCTTATCACTATATTGCTTTATTATTAGGAACGATGGGATCATTCTTGATTGCCGCTCCTTCAAGTGCTACCCATCCTATTATGTATCTTATCGCAGCTTGGGGATGTGTGATTCTCTATGCTGTGGGTAATGTCCTGTATCCCCTTTTATTTAAAAAAGAGGAAAGTGCTGTTACTATTAATGCCCTTCAGTCCTTGATAGGAGGGCTTCTCTTACTGGGATTAAGTTATATAGCAGGGCAGACTGCCTTCCCGGCAAAGGCCATACTACCTCTTCTGTATCTTATCATTGCCGGTTCTATTATAGCCCACACTGCTGTGATGGTACTTGTGAAGGAAGCGGGGCCCTTATTCGCTTCTGGATGGTTATATGTGGCCCCTATCATAGCCACCCTATCTGGTTATATCATTTTAAAGGAAAGCATTTCCTTCCTTGAGATGGGAGGAACCATTCTTGCTCTGATAGGAACCTTTCTCCTGGGGGTAGGTGAGAATAAATCAGCACAAAAGCAAAAAACAGGGACAAAAAAATAA
- a CDS encoding GNAT family N-acetyltransferase, which yields MIEKDGPGVLDVYKKGLDARIATFQTEVPPWEEWWTGHHHHSCFVYEADGEVKGWSALSPVSKRDVYRGVCELSIYVDPEYSHKGIGTKLLEKTIESSEQEGIWTLFSSVFPENIPSLKLHERFGFRVIGRREKIAQLDGVWKDTIILERRSTVIS from the coding sequence ATGATAGAAAAAGATGGTCCAGGAGTCCTGGATGTGTACAAAAAAGGTTTGGATGCTCGCATTGCTACCTTTCAAACAGAAGTTCCCCCATGGGAAGAGTGGTGGACAGGCCATCACCACCATTCCTGCTTTGTCTATGAAGCAGATGGTGAGGTAAAGGGTTGGTCTGCCCTATCGCCTGTGTCCAAAAGGGACGTTTATCGAGGTGTGTGTGAGCTTAGTATCTATGTAGATCCTGAGTATAGCCACAAGGGAATTGGAACGAAATTATTAGAAAAGACAATAGAGTCTTCTGAGCAGGAAGGTATTTGGACATTGTTTTCCAGTGTCTTTCCCGAAAACATCCCTTCCTTAAAGCTTCATGAGCGCTTTGGTTTTAGAGTGATCGGCAGAAGAGAAAAAATCGCTCAATTAGACGGAGTGTGGAAGGACACAATCATTTTAGAACGGAGAAGTACTGTTATCAGTTAA
- a CDS encoding gluconate 5-dehydrogenase, whose amino-acid sequence MFTENSFDLTGKVALVTGASYGIGFAMAKGFSKYGAKIVFNDINQDLVDKGMASYKEEGIEAYGYVANVTDEAQMKELVEKVEKEVGPIDILVNNAGIIKRIPMHEMSADEFRQVIDVDLNGPFICAKAVLPSMMKRRSGKIINICSMMSELGRETVSAYAAAKGGLKMLTRNIASEYGEYNIQCNGIGPGYIETPQTAPLRTPEHPFNKFIISKTPAARWGIPDDLMGPAVFLASSASDFINGHVLYVDGGILAYIGKQP is encoded by the coding sequence ATGTTCACAGAGAATAGTTTCGATTTGACTGGCAAAGTAGCTTTAGTTACTGGTGCATCCTATGGAATAGGTTTTGCCATGGCTAAGGGTTTTTCTAAGTACGGTGCCAAAATCGTTTTTAATGACATTAACCAAGATCTAGTAGATAAGGGTATGGCTTCTTACAAAGAAGAAGGAATAGAAGCTTACGGATATGTGGCTAACGTTACTGACGAAGCCCAAATGAAAGAATTGGTAGAAAAGGTTGAAAAGGAAGTAGGACCTATTGATATTCTTGTTAACAATGCAGGAATCATCAAGAGAATCCCTATGCATGAAATGAGTGCTGATGAATTCCGACAGGTTATTGATGTTGACTTGAACGGTCCTTTTATCTGCGCGAAGGCTGTTCTACCTTCTATGATGAAACGACGATCTGGTAAAATTATCAATATTTGTTCAATGATGAGTGAGCTTGGACGGGAAACCGTATCTGCTTATGCAGCTGCCAAAGGTGGTCTTAAAATGCTTACTCGTAACATAGCTAGTGAGTATGGAGAATACAACATCCAATGTAATGGTATTGGACCTGGTTATATTGAAACTCCACAAACAGCACCTTTAAGAACACCAGAGCATCCTTTTAATAAATTCATCATTTCTAAGACTCCAGCAGCACGTTGGGGAATTCCTGATGATCTTATGGGTCCTGCGGTATTCTTGGCTTCCAGTGCCTCTGACTTTATTAATGGTCACGTACTATATGTTGATGGTGGTATCCTGGCTTACATTGGTAAACAACCATAA